The genomic stretch AAACCAGAATGTTGATATAACTTTTAATAAAATCGTCTAGAACGTGTTTTGTAATCTCTTTTTGTTCTTATTTTTCCAATGCTACTAACACATATACTTTATCtaacaaataaaaagggagaaagcCTCCACAAAGTCGTGATTGCCATTTGATACGGCCAGATTCACAGTTCTATCGATATGACACGTGGATGCCAACATGTCAGAAAACAACAAAACAAGCTGATTGGATCTGCCATGTCATCGTAAAATCATAGTAGAAAGCATTCTTCGAATCAGAATTGATTCACAGAATATTTCCCTATGGTCCAACTTCCATATACCTAAAAGTAATCAGTTGTGATTCTTTATGAGACGATGTGCAATTAGCATGCGATGATCAGATACGACCTTAACCTTTATCTACATTCGAGAACCAGCTTTACCTGATATCTACAAttagcatcatcatcatcttcaaacTGCTCATCTTGACAGTTCGTTCTATGAATTGCTCATAGGGGGAAGAAGAAAGTCAAACGACCAATTTTACCTGCTCCAATTGTGAGAACCTAAAGGTCAAAACTTGCAGCTGGATATAAGAATTGAGGCCATTTTACTCTGATATTACATGATAGTCATCTATGTAACCCAAACAGTTATGACACAATTGCTGGTTGCTATTGTATGATCTTTAAACTTTCTCTCTAAATGAGAATGGGTGGTATCCTCACATTTAGGACACCGATAACTCCGAAATCTTCATCCACGTTGTTCAATCCGATGGAGAAGAtcccaaggaagaagaagagaataaaTCGTGGGCGTACCAATCAATGGAAGAAAGATTCCTTTGTTCTCATCTATAAAGTACGCTTAAATAAAAGAAATCGCGCACTTTCATCGTGCGAAAGAAGAGATTAGGCATCGATCTCGATAATTGTTGTCACAAACAAGAAGGGCAAAACATGGCAGATCCAATAAATTTCGAcgcgaaaggaaaagaaaagcctAAGCAACAAACAAGGAATCGAGTAGAGAGACTAGTACACGCAACGTGACGCCGACGACGCCGAAGACGACGGCGAGGAAGCCGGCGTAGTCGATGGGGAGATCCTGCGGCGAAAGCGTGGCAGAGACATAGGGTTTCGCCGTGGACGGCTGCCTCGGATCGCTCGTCGCCTCCTTCATCGCGTCTCCAGACTCAGTTTCCTTCGCTTCCGCGGCTCCTCGCGTAGATCTGATGCAGAATGATGCACCGAGGTTGGTGGAACCGTGGAAACACGGCATATGAGCGTATCCCGTCTCTGTCGGCTTTCCCGTAGAGCAGAAAGCGCCGGCGATGCAATCGGTTCGACTCGGCCTGATTTGATACACTGTTGGGCCAGATAGGCATGGCTCGCATCTCGGCTCGAGCCGACCCGAGCCCCGTGGTCACGAAAtaaaatcacaatatatatatatatatatatatatatatatatatataatacactcGACGCGCCAATAAGCACAGTGGATTGTGTCGTGAAACGTGGCGCTCGTGCCAACAGGGCCCTGTTGTCAGAGCGAGTCAACCTTGAAACTTTCTCTACTGATGTGGCTTTCCGGAAACGTCGTCtcattatttttaataaagaCTTTGAAAGTtcgttatattttttataaaaaaatcataaaaatattataaaatattatcagatatattttaataaaatattttttaattaaactattattaaatatatatttgtataaaaaaatataaaaaatataatatttattttttaatgaatattatgtttgatatttttattaaaaattattaaaaaatatattttttacctATCATCTTTATAATTTTTACATATTGAAAAAGTAACTAGGCATCGATTAGCAACTCATACCtcattgcctttcttgattttgagTTTGAACTTGAGTTTGAGTTTGTCTATCGTATCTTAAGTTATAATGTTTTCACAACTACCATTATCAATAACAAAAGAGCAAACTTTATCTCGAGATTTACAATATGTCTTGAAAATAATACTTCGTAACCATTCTTCATTAGAATTATTCCTCAAAGTAGCAAGTGCTCTATAGATTAACAAGCATTTACCTTCTTCGGATGTAATTTCTTTAGAAATCTCCTTAAGGTATTCATCATATATTAGATTTTCAATATCTTTAAGTTATCCATTGACTTCTTTTTCGATAAAATTGACTCATGCATCAGCTTCTATTTGGGCACTTATTTATGTAGTGCCTTGTTTGTTTATAGAAAGGTGCATAGTGCAACTATATTGTCCTCCATGGTTGATAGGAGTTAGTTTGGATGTCTTTTTCATGATTTCACCGGTTTTTAATCTACTAGCCTTATAACAAGTAgaaagctttaaaaaaaaaaagtaaatgaaCATTAGAATACCTCTTTGCTCTACTtgtagcaagttttgcttcaactttTAGCGCTAATTGATAAACATTATATAACCTCCATAATTATTGTATCTTCACTTTATCTCGAATCATAATTTGTAGGTCGTATACATATTTTGAGCCATCAACTTATAAAATTCTTTAGTATAGTCAATGACGACTTTACAATATTATTAAAGATTGTTAAATTATGAAAAGAGAATTTAAACATAATCAGATAGAATAAAATTCTCAAAGAAATGATATTTCATCTTCTCTCAAGTTgaaatcttcttctctttccaaatGTTGCACCTTGTCCCACCATATTAAAGCATAATATTGAAGCCTTGTAGTAATtatttttactttatgattttctaGTATCTCTTGCTATTTttctaaatattattatattatgaaAAAAGAGTTTGAACATAATTAGATAATTAGATGGAAGAAAATTCTCAAAGTCAATatttcttctttcctttccaactAAAGCTTAACAACGAAGCCTTGTAgccattaattttatttattgatcTTCAACATATGCTTGTActaaactaataaaaaaattcttCAAGTTGAAATCGACTATGAAACTCCGATAAGTCaatcttgatattattatttgtttgaaaaaatctCTCCATGGATGAGCCTCGTACGGCTTCTTTGGATGCAAAAGGGATTCGTGTCTTCAAATCCATTGCTTGCATAATTATAGCTTGAGCCTTAGAGTAATGGGTCTCTTGATATTGGCGCATAGTAAGCTCTTCAATTTCTGCATTCCTTTCATCTTTATCtagttatatcttttttttttcatcacatCGTCCTTTACTTCTTATAGTAGCCATAAGAGCGTAAcaaagctttgataccaaataacATGAAACAAGATGAAAAAATAAGAAGAgggcgagaaaaaaaaaaagaagtaaaatatgatagacaaaaaaaaaaaaacttttgtttTCGAGAGATAAATAAGAGCCACTAGGTCAAAATATAAATGTTTGATAagatttcaaaaataaaaaatgtaccATCAATCTTCCTTTCTTCCCCATTTATATGTCTAATATCTCAAATCCCTCAATTGCCTAATTAATGAATCACAATTTACTAAAAGTCAaacataaattataatataaattaaatttataatgtaTTATACtttgataattttaaaactttcatAATTATCTGAAGATACAAACTAttcttttaaaaattaataagattGAACTTAAAATTTATTGTGTTACAACTTAAGGAGCATTCAATGCTCACCATCATCGgaagattattttttttttcctcgcTTAATTCATTCTAAATACTTCAACTCAAATtaacttaataaaaaaaatcaaatatatgaaaAAATTCCAATCAAAACCCAAACCTACCTCGAATacatatttcatatattttaaaattaataaaaaatattcaagtccCATTTAAGATGGTTACTAAGTCTgggatcaataaaaataaaataataaaatccacGTCATCCATTTTAAGAAGCGTGTGAGAGAGTTGACATAATCCCTGACAGCTTTCAGGGGTGACTGTGTCCGTCTAACAGCTGAGCGTTGAGAAATTTTCCTGTTGCGTGTCGAAGGAATACTATATTTGTTGGCGATCGTACGGTAAAGACGAGGATCCGGTACGATGTGAGACAAGATAGGCCGTCTCTTCCCACACTTCTCGCCCCAAGTCGTGACCCACTTGTGTCTCTCACGACGCACACGAACAAACTAGAACGAGTCGAAACGATGCAACCAATTGGAACCCGACAACGTGGCACGCTCTTTACCACCGGTTTCCATAAAACCGCTTCCTTCCTCGTCGAGTACTCGCCATCCCTCTCACTCGATCTTTTTGGGTCGATCGATCGAGAGCGAGATGGGGAGGGGGAGAGTGCAGCTGAAGCGGATCGAGAACAAGATCAACCGCCAGGTGACCTTCTCCAAGCGCCGATCGGGGCTGCTGAAGAAGGCCCACGAGATCTCCGTCCTCTGCGATGCCGAGGTCGCCCTCATCATTTTCTCCGCCGAGGGCAAGCTCTATGAGTACGCCAGCAACTCCTGGTGCGCCTCCTCTCCCCTTGCACTTTCTCCTATCGCCTCTTCTTAATTTTCCGAGTTCGATTCTGGAGTGCTTCGTTTCCTGTCATCGTTGCCGATGCTACAACATAAGTTGCATCTCCTAAAGATTTTGAAGCAACATCGGATGAAAAATGAGTGAGGATTTAGATTCAGCTTATGTGAACACCACACGCCATCCAGTCCGTTCCATGTTCTTGAACCATACTGCTATGGTTTGATGAGGGACATGAACTAAATCGGTACTCGTAACCCTTGGTTTGTTCTTTCCTGTTTCGGGGAGAGTGCGACCACAATTAGAGAGTTGATCGGATGGCGATTACGGCTGTCAATTAGATTTACCGCAATTCATTATGAAGCTGATTCCTAGTGAGTCCTCAGATCAGTCTCCTGCCTTGTTCAAGCGGTTCTAGGGTTTCTATTCCTTGGTGttcttattctttttcttgcTCCTATAAGTATCATTATCTGTTTAGAGATAGTTGAAAATAATTAAGTCTCAGTAACTTGTAGTATGTAATCTTGTACTTATTGTTTTGTTTTACCCTCGAAGAAAAGGCTTCTTGAAGCTTCAACTAATCTCTCTAGCGGACACGGGTTGTGTAGCGTACCCTTCTGGTACAAGTCCCTAAGATGAATGTTACATGTATAGCCACATCACCTCTTAGGCATTAATAGattattaattatattgtttTGCCATTCCTTCTATATGAATGGCAAATCTTTTCTTAGTATGGAAAGATGAAGTTTAAACTATGACGCTAGTTTACTTTGAAGCTACTTCAGATGGTCAGAAATCTAGTGCAGGTTCCAAACCCTACGAACACATAAATGTAACCCATTGACCTAACCATGCCCTTGGTGCATTTTATATACATCTTTTATTAGGGCCATCCTTTTCCATTTCCTAGATGATTGCTCTCAGGATGGTTTATATATGTATGACTTGACTTAATGATTGTCTATGAGGATATTGTGAATAATTTCAGATATTTACTGCCAAATCTACCAGGAGGCGAGGGTAAAACAAAAGAAGATATGCACCTTTAAAGTCTCATCGATGGATGAAACTGCATACTTGTGCATTATGTTTTTTTCCTTCAATGTT from Musa acuminata AAA Group cultivar baxijiao chromosome BXJ1-3, Cavendish_Baxijiao_AAA, whole genome shotgun sequence encodes the following:
- the LOC135615490 gene encoding protein Asterix-like; translated protein: MPCFHGSTNLGASFCIRSTRGAAEAKETESGDAMKEATSDPRQPSTAKPYVSATLSPQDLPIDYAGFLAVVFGVVGVTLRYKLCSWLAIIFCAQSLANMKNFENDFKQLSMAFMFGIMGLVTNYLGPSRQANKQR